From Bos javanicus breed banteng chromosome 5, ARS-OSU_banteng_1.0, whole genome shotgun sequence, the proteins below share one genomic window:
- the LOC133248876 gene encoding olfactory receptor 6C70-like, whose translation MKNHTRHTEFVLLRLTDDSQLQILIFLFLLLNYTLSMIGNLTIIALTLLESHLKTPIYFFLCNFSFLEMSFTSACIPRFLVTTVNREKTISYIGCLSQLFFYIFLGVTEFFLLAVMSYDRYVAICKPLHYTSIMSSTICRQLVLSSWASGFLVIFPPLILGLHLDFCDSNVIDHFICDISPILQLSCSDTHLLEMIGFLLAAIILVVTLLLIILSYSYIIKTILKFPSAQQKKKAFSTCSSHMIVVSITYGSFIFIYIKPSANERITLSKGVAVLNTSIAPLLNPFIYTLRNQQVKQAFRDVFRKIFSASDK comes from the coding sequence ATGAAGAATCATACAAGGCACACAGAGTTTGTCCTTCTGAGACTGACAGATGATTCTCAGTTACAGAtcctaatttttttgtttctgcttctaAATTACACATTGAGCATGATCGGAAACTTAACCATCATTGCCCTCACTCTGTTGGAGTCCCATCTCAAGACCCCAAtatatttcttcctctgtaatttcTCTTTCCTGGAAATGTCATTCACAAGTGCTTGCATCCCCAGATTCCTAGTCACCACTGTAAACAGAGAAAAGACGATTTCTTATATTGGTTGCCTGTCTCAgttatttttttacatattcttGGGAGTTACAGAATTTTTCCTTCTGGCGGTTAtgtcctatgaccgctatgttgcCATTTGCAAGCCTTTGCATTATACATCCATCATGAGCAGCACAATTTGTCGTCAGCTGGTACTCAGTTCTTGGGCATCTGGCTTCCTGGTCATTTTCCCTCCACTGATTTTGGGTCTTCACCTGGATTTCTGTGATTCAAATGTTATTGATCATTTCATTTGTGATATTTCTCCTATTCTACAACTTTCTTGCTCAGACACACATTTACTAGAAATGATTGGATTTTTATTAGCTGCGATAATCCTCGTGGTCACACTGTTATTGATAATTCTTTCTTACTCTTACATCATCAAGACAATTCTAAAATTCCCTTCagctcaacaaaagaaaaaagcctttTCTACCTGCTCTTCTCACATGATTGTTGTATCCATCACTTATGGCAGTTTTATATTCATCTACATAAAGCCCTCAGCAAATGAAAGGATCACTTTAAGCAAAGGAGTGGCTGTATTAAATACTTCAATTGCTCCTTTGTTGAACCCATTCATTTATACTCTGAGGAACCAGCAAGTTAAACAAGCCTTCAGAGATGTATTTAGAAAGATATTTTCTGCTTCAGACAAGTAA